Proteins encoded in a region of the Elaeis guineensis isolate ETL-2024a chromosome 7, EG11, whole genome shotgun sequence genome:
- the LOC140859229 gene encoding uncharacterized protein encodes MWNHFPWAAESFKHVAPRYRDALVSHIRDNIDFEDCTDEEVTACILKMAANRYRDRRCRLHKYCNELQAKEIDPVTQPYRNWAGSSDDWRWLCEHFGSEAFQRRSEANKVNRSKIDSIHTQGSASFAQGMKRMGLSGVDAYAKFYQNKSGEFVTEEARQRHEKMLELREQATREVGSDSDTGSQQVCLMTDDTILDTVLGRQLGSGHSMQSKKSRSSSSGRSDDASVPEAVRTSMSMMQDQISYWMNRSQTLERIIAAVAGRLGIDASELAPLQSHDAASAPPSRYISGQGSTPGGGNEANESDHT; translated from the exons atgtggaatcattttccgtgggctgctgaaagtttcaagcatgtagctcctcgataccgtgatgctctagtctctcacatcagg gataatattgacttcgaggattgcactgacgaagaagtgacggcatgtattctcaaaatggctgcaaatagatacagagatcggcgatgtaggcttcataaatactgcaatgagctaCAGGCGAAGgagattgatcctgtgacccagccatacagaaattgggctgggtctagtgacgattggcggtggttatgtgagcattttggaagtgaggcatttcag cgacgatcggaggcgaataaggtgaataggagcaagattgattctattcacacgcaaggaagtgcctcttttgcacagggaatgaagaggatg ggactatccggagtcgacgcctatgctaaattctatcaaaacaagagtggcgagttcgtgaccgaggaggcgaggcagcgtcat gaaaaaatgttagaattgagagagcaggcgacgagggaggtgggatctgatagtgatactggatcgcagcaggtttgtttgatgacagatgatacgattttggataccgtcctcgggcggcagctaggatctggtcatagcatgcagtccaaaaaatcacgcagttcgtcatccggccggtctgatgatgcatcggtgccagaggcagttaggacatccatgagcatgatgcaagatcagattagttactggatgaatcgtagtcagacgctcgagaggatcatagctgcggtggcgggacggctcggtattgatgcttctgagttagcacctctacagtcacatgatgccgcctctgcaccaccatcgcgatacatatcgggtcagggatcgacgcctggaggagggaacgaggccaatgagtcagatcatacttag
- the LOC105047968 gene encoding putative transcription factor bHLH041, with protein sequence MDFVFLLSAEARGRFLQSAARILGCSYICLWRPLPLQSNHLASVDGWHHEDDHTHRSCSPGSVSRRLFKAYRESFFSIDSGCVPGSAYKGGLAYIELGESELMISACVQIQRQFYQEAGIKIAVFMGCGSGEIELGMTTLSNGQMRTRMHIQQVFSEDYIQHSLLGDPFPAPDQGRPSSSSSSSFRSLSVGSPEYSSLLLTKAGAHHLMSEVIGEQALVVPPHQMSIMQAYGGRHPNVLRPPNPASDDAVMTRAMLAAISSPSTSSSPPSFLYPSPCQRRRNPTVGPFEPYNPALAPKIGSNPAVHGQKMMKTAISILRRIYEVRYENRVQEARPTSNQLLHMISERKRREKLNESFHALRMLLPPGTKKDKASVLSNTREFLNTLKAQISELEERNRMLEMQLQPPDETKEVGDSTETIEIQITRASESTSQAQRINLRVTVRVECNMMDLVLNILECLKEMGNISLVSVDASTGSPRVNTFARSNFTLQVQASDWDEESFKEAVTRAVDGVVARPATTTP encoded by the exons ATGGACTTCGTCTTTCTCCTTAGCGCCGAGGCCCGCGGGCGCTTCCTCCAGAGCGCAGCGCGGATACTTGGATGTTCGTATATTTGCCTGTGGAGACCGCTCCCCCTCCAATCCAA CCACCTGGCCTCCGTGGATGGATGGCACCATGAGGACGACCATACCCATCGGAGCTGCTCGCCAGGCAGCGTCTCCCGGAGGCTCTTCAAGGCCTACCGGGAATCCTTCTTCAGCATCGACAGCGG TTGTGTCCCTGGATCGGCATACAAGGGAGGGTTGGCATATATCGAGCTAGGGGAATCGGAGCTAATGATCTCGGCGTGCGTGCAAATCCAGCGGCAGTTCTATCAG GAAGCTGGAATTAAG ATCGCTGTTTTTATGGGATGCGGAAGCGGGGAGATTGAATTAGGAATGACAACGTTGAGTAAT GGGCAGATGCGCACGCGAATGCACATCCAACAAGTGTTCTCCGAGGACTACATCCAACATTCGCTTTTAGGGGATCCATTCCCGGCGCCCGACCAGGGCAGGCCCTCATCATCTTCATCCTCCTCGTTCCGATCTTTGTCGGTGGGAAGTCCGGAGTACTCCTCCCTCCTGCTCACCAAGGCGGGTGCTCATCATCTCATGTCGGAGGTGATCGGAGAGCAAGCGCTAGTGGTTCCCCCGCACCAAATGTCCATCATGCAAGCCTACGGCGGCCGCCACCCAAATGTACTCCGGCCTCCAAATCCTGCAAGCGATGATGCAGTAATGACGAGAGCGATGCTTGCTGCTATCTcttcaccttctacttcttcctctcctccatcATTTCTTTACCCGTCTCCGTGCCAAAGGCGAAGGAACCCAACAGTTGGGCCGTTTGAGCCCTATAACCCAGCTCTTGCTCCAAAAATCGGATCCAACCCAGCAGTACATGGACAGAAGATGATGAAAACGGCGATCTCCATCCTGAGGAGGATATATGAGGTAAGATATGAAAATCGAGTGCAGGAGGCACGGCCGACGAGCAACCAATTACTTCATATGATATCAGAGCGCAAACGCCGAGAGAAGCTTAATGAGAGCTTTCATGCACTTAGAATGCTACTACCACCGGGTACAAAG AAGGACAAGGCATCAGTGCTTTCCAACACAAGGGAGTTTCTGAATACTTTGAAAGCTCAAATCTCTGAGCTTGAAGAGAGAAATCGGATGCTAGAAATGCAGCTTCAGCCTCCTGATGAAACTAAAGAAGTTGGTGATTCAACAGAAACAATAGAAATTCAGATAACCAGGGCCTCCGAATCAACATCACAAGCCCAAAGAATCAACCTTAGAGTTACAGTTCGGGTAGAATGTAATATGATGGATTTAGTTCTCAACATTCTTGAATGCCTGAAAGAGATGGGAAATATCAGCTTGGTATCAGTGGATGCAAGCACGGGTTCACCACGAGTGAATACGTTTGCACGCTCAAATTTCACATTACAGGTTCAG GCCAGTGATTGGGACGAGGAGTCCTTCAAGGAAGCTGTGACCAGGGCGGTTGATGGTGTGGTGGCTCGACCAGCAACCACGACTCCTTGA